The following is a genomic window from Fluviispira vulneris.
CGAAAGAGCTCTCGAACTCAATTTACCTGCAAATAAAATTTTTAGAGAAGAGAAAGCTACAAATCTTGCAGAAAACATTATATTTTCAACAAGACAGTTTCCAGATGCAAAAAATATACTATTTATAACGAAAGCAAACACAGTGCGACGACTTAGATTATCCATACCAAAACATAATTTAAATATAAGTTTCTACGTCGATGCTCCTGAATTTGAGTTTCCATGGGGTGTTTCCAATACAATTGGAATTTTTGGATTAATTGATGAAATGGTTGGTGATTTACATAGAATAATTGAATATCCAAAATCAGAATATCAGCTAGAATGCATTATTCCTAACGAAGTAATTGCTGCATGGGAATATTTAATAAGCAAAAAATTCGATAGGCATTTATTAACTGAAAAGAGTTAAACTAAAATTTTTTAATCTACAAAATGAATTTATCTTTTTATAATTCTTTATATTCTTCTTTCCAAGTTGATCTTAAGTTCATCATGAAATAAAATATTTTTGAGAAATAATTTGATCAAAGAACATACATTTTGAGAAAATAAAAAATTAAGACTTTGCTTATTTTGCTCATTGATAGAAACATTTTTGGAGGAAACACGTATGAGATATATGCTAAAAAATATCTTCTTTTTATTGATAGCCTTCACTTTACAAAATGTGTATGCAAGCACCTTGTTCAACAATTTAAATAGCACACCAAACACTACAAACATATTTAGGATAAATGTCTGGTCAGCATACCAATTCACAATTGATAAAATTTCTATAATCGATTCTGTAGAATTGGATGTTGATCAAAATTCCTTCAATGGTTTTTCACAACTACCAACTGCAAAATTTCGAGTTTATTTAGATAATAACGATAATATCGGCAATCCAGTCACATTAGGTACAGCAACTGATAGTATTAGCGCATATATCCCATATAGTGATAATAATAAGTTGAATGCCTTTTTTAAAGGAGCTAGCATCGTTCTTCTACAACCAGGTAAATATTGGATTGTATTCACTAATGATGCAGCTAATGTCGATTATTTTGTCTTAACTAAATTTACACCAAGTGCAATTGGCATGTCCTTTACTGGAAAAGCAGGATACGTAGGAAGTATTACTTATAATGGATACATTCCACATATAAAAATTGATGGAAGCA
Proteins encoded in this region:
- a CDS encoding YdcF family protein, with protein sequence MKDINGTSVLQNAKILWDFLCAGKSRAQSDLIVACGSYDLRVCDFACSLLKEGYAEKLVFSGNTGNWTKHLWNRSEAEIFYERALELNLPANKIFREEKATNLAENIIFSTRQFPDAKNILFITKANTVRRLRLSIPKHNLNISFYVDAPEFEFPWGVSNTIGIFGLIDEMVGDLHRIIEYPKSEYQLECIIPNEVIAAWEYLISKKFDRHLLTEKS